From Halichoerus grypus chromosome 6, mHalGry1.hap1.1, whole genome shotgun sequence, one genomic window encodes:
- the LOC118539589 gene encoding transcription factor 20 isoform X2: MQSFREQSSYHGDQQSYPQEVHGSSRIEEFSPRQAQMFQNFGGTGGGGGGGGSSGGGGGGGRRGTAAAAAMASETSGHQGYQGFRKEAGDFYYMAGSKDPVTTGTPQPPQRRPSGPVQSYGPPQGSSFGNQYGSEGHVGPFQAQHSALGGVSHYQQDYTGPFSPGSSAQYPQQASSQQQQAQQLRQQLYQSHQPLPQATSQPASGSSHLQPMPRPSTLPSSAAGYQLRVGQFGQHYQSSSTAASSSFPSPQRFSQSGQSYDGSYSVNAGSQYEGHGVGSNAQAYGTQSNYSYQPQSMKSFEQAKMPPGPQQGPQQGPQPAQQPPQHPPQHVMQYANAAAKLPLQAQVGQYSQPEVPVRSPMQFHQNFSPISNPSPAASVVQSPSCSSTPSPLMQGGENLQCGQGSVPMGSRNRILQLMPQLSPTPSMMPSPNSHAAGFKGFGLEGVPEKRLTDPGLSSLSALSTQVANLPNTVQHMLLSDALTPQKKTSKRPSSSSKKADSCTNSEGSSQPEEQLKSPMAESLDGGCSSSSEDQGERVRQLSGQSTSSDTTYKGGASEKAGSSPAQGTQNEAPRLNASPAAREEAASPGAKDTPLSSEGNPKVNEKTVGVIVSREAMTGRVEKPGGQDKGSQEDDPSAAQRPPSTGGAKETSHPSVPQQEPPGGGSKGNKNVDNNSNHNGEGNGQGGHSAMGPGFIGRSEPSKSPGSLRYSYKDSFGSAVPRNVSSFPQYPTGQDKGDFSGHGERKGRNEKFPSLLQEVLQGYHHHPDRRYSRSTQEHQGMAGGLEGATRPNVLVSQTNELASRGLLNKSIGSLLENPHWGPWERKSSGTAPEMKQINLADYPIPRKFEIEPQSSAHEPGGSLSERRSVICDISPLRQIVRDPGAHSLGHMGADTRLGRSERLNPSLSQSVILPGGLVSMETKLKSQSGQIKEEDFEQSKSQASFNNKKSGDHCHAASVKHESYRGNASPGAAHDSISDYGPQDSRPTPMRRVPGRVSGREGMRGRSPSQYHDFSEKLKMSPGRSRGPGGDPHHMNPHMTFSERANRSSLHAPFSPNSESLASAYHTNTRAHAYGDPSAGLNSQLHYKRQMYQQQQEEYKDWSSSSAQGVIAAAQHRQEGPRKSPRQQQFLDRVRSPLKNDKDGMMYGPPMGTYHDPSGQEGGRCLMSSDGLSNKGIELKHGSQKLQQESCWDLSRQTSPAKSSGPPGMSNQKRYGPPHEADGHGLSDTPQSSKPSNVMLRLPGQEDHSSQNPLIMRRRVRSFISPIPSKRQSQDVKNSNTEDKGRLLHPPKEGADRAFNSYAHLSHSQDVKSVPKRESAKDLPSPDSRNCPAVTLTSPAKTKILPPRKGRGLKLEAIVQKITSPNIRRSASSNSAEAGGDTVTLDDILSLKSGPPEGGSVAVQDAEMEKRKGELVSDLVCPTSQELNTEKPLPRSAEEWRGSGDDKVKTETHPDTVTAGKDPPGTVTSATSQKPGSNQGRPDGSLGGTAPLIFPDSKNVPPAGVSAPEANPKAEEKDNDTVTISPKQEGFPPKGYFPSGKKKGRPIGSVNKQKKQQPPPPPPQPPQIPEASADGEPKPKKQRQRRERRKPGAQPRKRKTKQAVPIVEPQEPEIKLKYATQPLDKTDAKNKSFFPYIHVVNKCELGAVCTIINAEEEEQTKLVRGRKGQRSLTPPPSSTESKALPASSFVLQGPVVTESSVMGHLVCCLCGKWASYRNMGDLFGPFYPQDYAATLPKNPPAKRATEMQSKVKVRHKSASNGCKTDTEEEEEQLQKEQRSLAAHPRFKRRHRSEDCGGGPRALSRGLPCKKATAEGSSEKTALDSKPSVPTTSEGGPELELQIPELPLDSNEFWVHEGCILWANGIYLVCGRLYGLQEALEIAREMKCSHCQEAGATLGCYNKGCSFRYHYPCAIDADCLLHEENFSVRCPKHKVRLWR, from the coding sequence ATGCAGTCCTTCCGGGAGCAAAGCAGTTACCACGGAGACCAGCAGAGCTACCCACAGGAGGTACACGGCTCATCCCGGATAGAGGAGTTCAGCCCGCGTCAGGCCCAGATGTTCCAGAATTTTGGGGGCAcaggcggcggtggcggcggcggcggcagcagcggtggtggtggtggcggtgggcGACGGGGaacggcggcggcagcagcgatGGCTAGCGAAACCTCTGGCCATCAGGGCTACCAGGGTTTCAGGAAAGAGGCCGGAGACTTTTACTACATGGCAGGCAGCAAAGACCCCGTGACGACAGGAACCCCGCAGCCGCCTCAGCGAAGGCCTTCGGGGCCCGTGCAGAGCTACGGACCCCCCCAGGGGAGCAGCTTTGGCAATCAGTACGGGAGCGAGGGCCACGTGGGCCCGTTTCAAGCACAGCACTCTGCCCTTGGCGGTGTGTCTCATTACCAGCAGGATTACACGGGCCCTTTCTCTCCCGGGAGCAGTGCTCAGTACCCGCAGCAGGCTTCCAGCCAGCAGCAGCAGGCACAGCAGTTGAGACAGCAGCTTTACCAGTCCCATCAGCCTCTGCCGCAAGCCACCAGCCAGCCGGCGTCTGGGTCGTCCCATCTGCAGCCGATGCCGCGGCCCTCGACGCTGCCGTCCTCCGCTGCCGGTTACCAGCTGCGCGTGGGTCAGTTCGGCCAACACTACCAGTCCTCCTCcaccgccgcctcctcctccttcccttctccgcAGCGCTTCAGCCAGTCCGGCCAGAGCTACGACGGCAGTTACAGTGTGAACGCAGGCTCCCAGTACGAGGGCCACGGCGTGGGTTCTAACGCCCAGGCCTATGGAACACAGTCCAATTACAGCTATCAGCCTCAGTCTATGAAAAGTTTCGAGCAGGCGAAGATGCCGCCGGGCCCGCAGCAGGGGCCGCAGCAGGGGCCGCAGCCAGCGCAGCAGCCGCCCCAGCACCCCCCCCAGCATGTGATGCAGTACGCCAACGCTGCCGCCAAGCTGCCCCTGCAGGCCCAGGTGGGGCAGTACAGCCAGCCTGAGGTTCCCGTGAGGTCCCCCATGCAGTTCCACCAGAACTTCAGCCCCATCTCGAACCCTTCCCCAGCGGCCTCTGTGGTTCAGTCTCCAAGCTGTAGCTCCACCCCGTCTCCTCTGATGCAGGGTGGGGAGAACCTCCAGTGCGGGCAAGGCAGCGTGCCCATGGGCTCCAGGAACAGGATTTTACAGTTGATGCCCCAGCTCAGCCCGACCCCCTCAATGATGCCCAGTCCTAATTCTCATGCCGCGGGCTTCAAAGGGTTTGGACTAGAAGGAGTGCCGGAAAAGCGACTGACGGATCCTGGGCTGAGTAGTTTGAGCGCCCTGAGTACTCAAGTGGCCAATCTTCCAAATACTGTGCAGCACATGCTACTCTCCGATGCCCTGACCCCTCAGAAGAAGACCTCCAAGAGGCCCTCCTCCTCTTCTAAGAAAGCAGACAGCTGCACAAACTCCGAAGGCTCCTCACAGCCTGAAGAACAACTGAAGTCCCCCATGGCCGAGTCGCTGGATGGAGGTTGCTCCAGCAGCTCCGAGGACCAAGGCGAGCGTGTGAGGCAGTTAAGTGGCCAGAGCACCAGCTCCGACACCACGTACAAGGGCGGGGCCTCCGAAAAAGCTGGCTCCTCCCCGGCACAAGGCACTCAGAACGAAGCCCCCAGACTCAACGCCAGTCCCGCGGCCAGAGAAGAGGCTGCCTCGCCGGGTGCTAAGGACACACCGCTGTCGTCCGAGGGCAACCCCAAAGTCAATGAGAAGACCGTTGGGGTGATTGTCTCCCGGGAAGCCATGACAGGTCGGGTAGAAAAGCCTGGTGGGCAAGATAAAGGCTCCCAAGAGGATGATCCCTCAGCTGCTCAGAGGCCCCCCAGCACTGGAGGGGCAAAGGAAACCAGTCACCCGTCAGTCCCACAGCAAGAGCCCCCCGGGGGAGggagcaaaggaaacaagaatGTAGATAATAACTCCAACCACAATGGAGAGGGGAACGGCCAGGGCGGGCACTCTGCGATGGGCCCCGGTTTTATAGGCAGGAGTGAGCCTAGCAAATCTCCTGGAAGCCTGCGCTATAGTTACAAAGATAGTTTCGGCTCAGCCGTGCCGAGAAACGTCAGTAGCTTTCCTCAGTATCCTACAGGACAAGATAAGGGGGATTTCTCTGGCCACGGGGAGCGAAAGGGGAGAAATGAGAAGTTCCCCAGCCTGCTGCAGGAAGTGCTTCAGGGTTACCACCACCATCCTGACCGGAGATATTCTAGGAGTACTCAGGAGCATCAGGGCATGGCTGGTGGCCTGGAAGGAGCCACGAGGCCTAATGTCTTGGTCAGTCAAACCAATGAGTTAGCTAGCAGGGGCCTTTTGAACAAAAGCATCGGGTCCCTATTAGAAAACCCACACTGGGGCCCTTGGGAGAGGAAGTCAAGCGGCACGGCTCCCGAAATGAAACAGATCAATTTGGCTGACTATCCAATTCCCAGAAAGTTTGAAATAGAGCCTCAGTCATCGGCCCATGAGCCCGGGGGTTCCCTCTCTGAAAGAAGATCAGTGATCTGTGATATTTCTCCACTAAGACAGATTGTCAGGGACCCGGGGGCTCACTCACTGGGACACATGGGTGCCGACACCAGACTTGGGAGGAGTGAACGGCTCAATCCAAGTTTAAGTCAGTCAGTCATTCTTCCAGGTGGGTTGGTATCCATGGAAACAAAGCTGAAATCCCAGAGCGGGCAGATAAAAGAGGAAGACTTTGAACAATCCAAATCGCAAGCTAGTTTCAACAACAAGAAGTCTGGAGACCACTGCCATGCTGCTAGCGTCAAGCACGAGTCTTACCGAGGCAATGCTAGCCCTGGGGCGGCCCACGATTCCATCTCAGACTACGGCCCCCAAGACAGCAGACCCACGCCAATGCGGCGGGTCCCTGGCAGAGTCAGTGGTCGGGAGGGCATGAGGGGTCGGTCCCCTTCGCAGTATCATGACTTCTCAGAAAAACTGAAGATGTCtcctgggaggagcagaggcccAGGCGGAGACCCTCATCACATGAACCCGCACATGACCTTTTCAGAGAGGGCCAACCGGAGTTCTTTACACGCTCCCTTCTCTCCCAACTCGGAAAGCCTGGCCTCTGCTTACCACACCAACACTCGGGCTCATGCTTATGGGGACCCCAGTGCAGGCTTGAACTCTCAGCTCCATTACAAGAGACAGATGTACCAACAGCAACAAGAGGAATATAAAGACTGGAGCAGCAGTTCTGCTCAGGGAGTGATTGCCGCAGCACAGCACAGGCAGGAGGGACCACGGAAGAGCCCAAGGCAGCAGCAGTTTCTTGACAGAGTGCGGAGCCCCCTGAAAAATGACAAAGATGGTATGATGTATGGCCCACCGATGGGGACTTACCATGACCCCAGCGGTCAGGAAGGGGGGCGCTGCCTCATGTCTAGTGATGGTCTGTCTAACAAAGGCATCGAATTGAAGCATGGCTCCCAGAAGTTGCAACAAGAATCTTGTTGGGATCTTTCTCGGCAGACTTCTCCAGCCAAAAGCAGCGGTCCTCCGGGAATGTCCAATCAGAAGAGGTATGGGCCGCCCCACGAGGCTGACGGACACGGGCTCTCCGACACGCCGCAGTCATCCAAACCCAGTAATGTTATGCTCAGGCTTCCAGGCCAAGAGGATCATTCGTCTCAAAACCCCTTAATCATGCGGAGGCGGGTGCGTTCCTTTATCTCTCCCATTCCCAGCAAGAGGCAGTCACAAGATGTGAAGAACAGTAACACCGAAGATAAAGGGCGCCTCCTTCACCCACCAAAAGAAGGCGCCGATAGAGCATTCAATTCCTATGCGCATCTTTCTCACAGTCAGGATGTCAAATCTGTCCCTAAGAGAGAATCCGCCAAGGACCTTCCAAGTCCAGATAGTAGAAACTGCCCCGCTGTTACCCTTACAAGTCCTGCTAAGACCAAAATACTGCCCCCCCGGAAAGGCCGGGGGTTGAAATTGGAAGCTATAGTTCAGAAGATCACATCCCCCAATATTAGGAGGAGTGCATCCTCGAACAGCGCGGAGGCTGGGGGAGACACGGTCACTCTCGATGACATACTGTCTTTGAAGAGCGGCCCTCCCGAAGGCGGGAGCGTTGCTGTTCAGGATGCcgagatggagaagagaaaaggtgAGCTGGTGTCTGACCTAGTGTGTCCGACAAGCCAGGAGTTGAACACTGAAAAGCCCCTGCCAAGGTCTGCAGAGGAGTGGCGCGGCAGTGGGGACGACAaagtgaagacagagacacatCCAGACACGGTCACTGCTGGAAAGGACCCCCCTGGCACCGTGACATCCGCGACCTCACAGAAGCCTGGGAGTAACCAAGGGAGACCAGATGGTTCCCTTGGTGGGACTGCACCTTTAATCTTTCCTGACTCAAAGAATGTACCTCCCGCGGGCGTATCGGCCCCTGAGGCAAACCCCAAGGCTGAAGAGAAAGACAACGACACAGTGACAATTTCCCCCAAACAAGAGGGTTTCCCCCCGAAGGGGTACTTCCCCTCAGGAAAGAAGAAGGGGCGACCCATTGGTAGCGTGAACAAGCAAAAGAAGCAGCAACCACCGCCtccacccccacagcccccccAGATACCAGAAGCTTCCGCAGATGGAGAGCCAAAGCCaaaaaagcagaggcagaggcggGAGAGAAGGAAGCCTGGGGCACAGCCGAGGAAGCGGAAAACCAAACAAGCAGTCCCCATTGTGGAGCCCCAAGAACCGGAGATCAAACTGAAGTATGCCACCCAGCCACTGGATAAAACCGATGCCAAGAACAAGTCTTTTTTCCCTTATATCCATGTAGTAAATAAGTGTGAACTTGGAGCCGTTTGTACAATCATCAATGCCGAAGAGGAAGAACAGACCAAATTGGTGAGGGGCCGGAAGGGGCAGAGGTCTCTGACCCCGCCACCCAGCAGCACTGAAAGCAAGGCGCTCCCAGCTTCGTCCTTCGTGCTGCAGGGCCCTGTTGTGACCGAGTCTTCtgttatggggcacctggtttGCTGTCTGTGTGGCAAGTGGGCCAGTTACCGGAACATGGGCGACCTCTTTGGACCCTTTTATCCGCAAGATTATGCAGCCACTCTCCCGAAGAACCCGCCTGCCAAGCGGGCCACGGAGATGCAGAGCAAAGTGAAGGTACGGCACAAAAGCGCTTCGAATGGCTGCAAGACGGacactgaggaggaggaggagcagcttCAGAAGGAGCAGAGGAGCCTGGCCGCCCACCCCAGGTTTAAGCGGCGACACCGCTCGGAAGACTGTGGCGGAGGCCCTCGGGCCCTGTCCCGGGGGCTCCCTTGTAAGAAAGCCACCGCCGAGGGCAGCAGCGAAAAGACTGCTTTGGACTCAAAGCCCTCCGTGCCCACCACTTCAGAAGGTGGCCCCGAGCTGGAGTTACAAATCCCTGAACTACCTCTTGACAGCAATGAATTTTGGGTCCATGAGGGTTGTATTCTCTGGGCCAATGGAATCTACCTGGTCTGTGGCCGGCTCTACGGCCTGCAGGAGGCGCTGGAAATAGCCAGAGAGATG